In Pleurodeles waltl isolate 20211129_DDA chromosome 5, aPleWal1.hap1.20221129, whole genome shotgun sequence, the DNA window tgttcgctgatgatgtGAAAAATCACTCTTTTGACGGAAAgccttgtcacattctgtacatttatatggtttctcacCAGTATGTGTTCGCTCATGTACTGATAACTGATGCTTTTTAATGAATGCTCtgtcacattcagtacatttatatggtttctcacCAGTATGTATTCGCTCATGCATTGATAAGTGTTCCCTCTTTTTGAATGCCCTttcacattcagaacatttatatggCTTTTCACCAGTGTGAATGTTCTGGTGTAGTAATAAATGATGCCTTTGCCTGAAAGTcttgtcacattcagaacatttaaATGGCTTCTCACCAGTATGTGTTCGCTGATGGAGTAATAAAAGCTGTTTTAGACTGAAAGCcttgtcacattcagaacatttaaATGGCTTCTCACCAGTATGTGTTCGCTGATGGATTGATAAAAGCTCTTTTAGTATGAAAGCTttgtcacattcagaacatttatatggtttctcccCGGTATGTGTTCGCTGATGGATTAATAAACGTTCCTTAAATTTGTATGCCTTGTCACACTCCGAACATTTATATGACTTCTCATCAGTGTGAATTCTCTGATGGACTAGGAAACTGTACCTTAGAGCACAAGCCCTGTCACATTCAGGACACTTACACAGCTTCTCATCAGTGTGAATTCTCTGATGGACTAGGAAACTGTACCTTGAAGCAAAAGTCTTGCCACATGTAGAACAGTGAATTGAGTTTTCACCAGCGTAATTTTTTGGGTTAACTACTTCCTCCATTTTGTGGCTCACACCTTCAAATATTTATCTTCCATTCATAAAATCCTTGTTCATTTCATTGCATTTAGATTTTCTGCCATTAATTCCTCATTGATCAGTATTGTGATGTTCTGGTTAATAACTCTTTATGGTGAAGGTTTGGTCATCCAATAATGTATGCAACCGGTTTCCTTTGCACTTCAGCTTACAGACTCAAGCTCCCCTTCCTACTACAGGGTTGGCATAAACATACAAATATCAGCTATTTTGTGAGCTCTTCCAGTGGGTGTCAGAAAGAGATTATTTACATTGGAAGCTGTTCTTACGTTCATGAGAAACACATGATCTTTGGTATATTAAAATCACCCATTTCAGGTCctgatttttagttttcagaatgGTATATGCACGATGGTGCTGTAGTTTCTGATGTCGGAGAAGCCTCTCCTTCGACCCTTCATATCACCGAAAGGGATTTCCTTGTGCAGCGTTTTCACATCTACTGTCACAAAGGACTTCTTTACAAACATTTCATGTCTCTTTTCACTTTTGCTGTGTTTCAATCACCTgtcaaaatgaaaaagaaaccCAAAATTAGTATTGCATGagcaaaaaataaaatcataaaccaTAATCTTgagctatgggcctgattttggaGGATGGATGGGCACTCTTGTCACGAACCTGACAGCTATCTGGTCCATCTTATAGGAGTGCATCAGGATACAATGAAGTAGTAATAAGAGAGAcccacagtgcagtgtgaatgaaTAGAAAAACACAAAGCTAATACTTCTCCTCTCTGATCAGATAAATAAACCAGTATAACAAAGGATGATGCTTTGCGGCTATATTCCTGAGTGCACAAAGTCATACGAAGAACTCTGCAATATTAAAGCACTGAAAAGGAGCCCAGAATCTGCCACCACATTGGACTACACACCAAACCCCTGTCACAGTGTGCTTTATCAGTCATTTTCAATCACAAGAGTTTTGAGAAATACAAAGGAAAGGGAGCTGCTCCTGTACCATAGGCTCATGGGGAGGGGAAAGAGTGGAGAGGGGGGAAATTAATCTGCGGGAGATGTGATGTAAAGTGACCTGGGTGCCAGCTGATGTAGGGTGGAACACTCACCATAAACATCTGCATTGGCAGTCAACCAGGGTCCTTTACGCATCCTTTTTTCAGAATGCAGATGTTACCAATGCCCCCCTTATGAAGCCTTCAATGAGAAATATTTCAAACCCtcttggtggtgaaggggttgggTAGAGGGAACCCCAAGCCTCCTTTAGCTAAGTTCCCTCTGATCGAGGAGGTTGCGAATGCACCCTGCAGGCTGTTAGACCAGCCTCAGGACTCACCATCATCTGTGCTAAGCAGACTCCTGCAAACACAGAAAGGAGGAAGGATGCAGCAAGGTACTGCCCTAGCTCCCTTTGACTCTACCCAGCCTAAGTGATGGAAAAAGCTATAAATACACAGCTCTACTACCACCTCAACGCATACAACGTTCTCCT includes these proteins:
- the LOC138296920 gene encoding zinc finger protein 300-like; translated protein: MEEVVNPKNYAGENSIHCSTCGKTFASRYSFLVHQRIHTDEKLCKCPECDRACALRYSFLVHQRIHTDEKSYKCSECDKAYKFKERLLIHQRTHTGEKPYKCSECDKAFILKELLSIHQRTHTGEKPFKCSECDKAFSLKQLLLLHQRTHTGEKPFKCSECDKTFRQRHHLLLHQNIHTGEKPYKCSECERAFKKREHLSMHERIHTGEKPYKCTECDRAFIKKHQLSVHERTHTGEKPYKCTECDKAFRQKSDFSHHQRTHTGEKPYKCSECGRAFKLKQFLSAHYLTHTGEKPYACSECEKAYRQKYALSQHKKTHHRFSTQSHS